In the genome of bacterium, the window CAATCCCCTCTCTTGCCTCAAGAGAGGGGAGGCGCCACCAACATCTGTATTATCAAAGTGTTATACGCGGGGTGAGTTCCCGTAATTAGTAGGAGCACTATCATGTCCTACTGCAAACAAAAGGTGCTCAGTATTTAACCGTCAGTTATGTCTGAAAATACTTAACCACGAAGACATAAATTTATATAACATATTATTTGTACTATCCTTAGCAATTATTAAACTTTACGCTCAAAAAGATATAAATAAAGAATAAAATCCGCGTTCTATTAAATGTATGAATAGGCCGGGCTAACTGTCGGAGAAAAGAATGCGCATGCAATTCCTGTCTGTCCAGTCAGCGCAATCCTTCAATCAGTGTAATCAGTGGTTCAGACCTCATTTCTCTGTTCCTCGGCACGGCCTTTTTTATGCCGGTTTTCAATCTTTTCCCTTATGCCTTCTGCCTTGTGCCTTCTGCCTTGCTTTTGACCTATTCGAAAATGGCTTGACACAACGAGATACAGAATGTATAATTAAAAGCTTTTACATATAAGCAACGACTACAATTCTGCCCTTGAAACACGGAGGACATTCTCATGAAGTATACATGTAAAAACGAACGTCTCAACAAATGGGTGAAAGAAGCTGCTGCCCTCTGTCTGCCCGATGAAGTTTACTGGTGCGACGGGTCAGAAGAAGAATACGACCGTCTCATGAAACACATGGTCGAAAGGGGTAATGCCACTGCCCTGGAAAAACGCCCGAACAGCTTTCTTTTCCGCTCCGATCCGAGCGATGTCGCCCGTGTCGAGGACAGAACCTATATCAGCACTCCCGAAAAGGAAAGCGCCGGGCCGTCGAACAACTGGATCGACCCCGTCGAGCTCAAGAAAACGATGACGAATCTCTATAAGGGGTGTATGAAGGGCCGCACCATGTACATCATTCCGTTTTCCATGGGGCCGATCGGCTCTCCACACATGAAGATCGGGATCGAGATAACCGACAGCGCATATGTTGTCTGCAATATGCACATCATGACCCGTGTGGGGGTGAAAGTTATCGAGGCGCTCGGCAGCGACGGCGATTTCATTCCCTGCATGCACTCGATCGGAGCGCCGCTCGCTCCCGGCGAAAAGGATGTCCCGTGGCCCTGCGCGCCGATGGAGAAGAAGTATATCAGCCATTTCCCCGAAGAGAATCTCATCTGGTCGTTCGGTTCCGGCTACGGCGGGAACGCGCTCCTCGGCAAGAAGTGCCTGTCGCTCCGTATCGCCTCGGCGATGGCGCGGCGCGAGGGATGGATGGCCGAGCACATGCTCATCCTCCGCCTCACGAATCCGAAAGGGCGTGTTTTCCACATCGCGGCCGCATTCCCATCCGCCTGCGGCAAGACGAACCTGGCGATGATGCAGCCGACCATCCCGGGCTGGAAGTGCGAGTGTATCGGCGACGATATCGCATGGATGAGAATCGGCCCGGATGGCAGGCTCTATGCAATCAATCCGGAGGCGGGATTTTTCGGCGTCGCACCCGGCACATCATACGATTCCAATCCGATGGCCATGGAGACGCTCAAGGAAAACGTCATCTTCACAAACTGCGCCCTGACCGATGACAGCAATGTGTGGTGGGAAGGGATCGACGGTCCCATGCCTGAACACGCCATCGACTGGAAGGGCCGCAACTGGACACCGGACAGCCGTGAGGCCGCGGCACACCCTAACGCGCGGTTCACCGCTCCCGCAGCCCAGTGCCCGGTCATCTGCCCCGACTGGGAAAAACCGGAAGGCGTTCCGATTGACATCTTCATTTTCGGGGGACGGCGCGCTACGGTCATTCCCCTTGTCCACGAAGCATTTAACTGGGATCACGGGGTTTTCATGGGCGCCACTGCGGCTTCGGAGACGACTGCCGCAAACATCGGCGCGGTGGGTAACCTCCGCCGCGACCCCTTCGCCATGCGCCCCTTCTGTGGCTACAACATGGGCGACTACTTCCATCACTGGCTCGAAATGGGTGACCGTCTCGGAACAAAAGCCCCGCGCATCTTCTATGTCAACTGGTTCCGGAAAAGCTCGGACGGCAAGTGGCTGTGGCCCGGCTTCGGCGACAACAGCCGTGTGCTTAAATGGATGTGCCAGCGTGTTGAAGGATCGGTCGGCGCCCGTGAATCGGCGCTCGGCCTTCTGCCCGAACCGGGCGACCTCGATCTGAACGGTCTCTCCATCCCTGCCGAAGATGTCGGGGAACTCCTGCGGGTCGATACCGCGGCGCTCAAAGCCGAGATTCCCGAAATTAATGGTTTCTTCGGCCAGTTCGGCGACCACCTGCCCCCCCGCCTCAAACGTCAGCTCGATCTCCTCAGGGAACGGCTTAGTTAAAGACAGGCACAAGGCATAAGGGACAAAGAGAACTTTTAGGGTAATGGAACGGCTTTTCAATGCTTTTCCCCTTTGTGCCTTGTGCCTTGTGCCTTGTGCCTTTCTCTTCAGTATATGCTAAGAATATAAAAAAATTGACTTGACATGAATAAACCGCATCGATAAACTGTACATACTTAATATAAGGAGATAATTTTTATGTTTAACCGGCATGATAAAAGCGGCTATACACCGGTGCTTCCGGGTATCGGACTCAAGACGCTCGTGTACGGCGAAAAGACGCTCATGGTGGAATTCCGTCTCGGAAAAGGGAGCGCCCTGCCCTTGCACAGCCATCCGTACGAGCAGACAGGGTACTTGGTATCCGGACACATACGGCTTTCGATAGGCGGCGAAATATTCGATGTCGAACCGGGAGACGGATGGTGTATTCACGGTTCGGTCGAACATGGCGCTGAGATAATCGAGGATTCGGTTGCTGTGGAGGTTTTTTCGCCGGTGCGCGAAGACTACATTCCTTACCGGCCGGCATGACAAACAATGTGCTCTGACCCTGATACGGTCGGAACCTCACTATCGTGTACGCGCCGGTGGTGAAAACGACGGGAGAGATATATGACTCTGACTATGGTTAAGAAAATGGTGTGGACAGGCATCCTCATCGGAGTATTGACAGCATGTTCGGGAATCGGCATCCTGCAGGCGGAAGACACTGTTGAACAGCGCATCGCCGCCCTCGAAGCCAAAGCAAAGACGATTACCAGTTACCAGGCGGACATGGCCATGACGATTGATATGATGGGCCAGAAGATGGTTTCAACGGGCATCTGTTATTTCAAAAAGCCCCGTCTGAGCCGTATCGAGAACGATATGGACATGGGCACCATGAAGATGAAACAGATCATCGTGTCCGACGGAAAAATGCTCTGGACCAGCCAGCCGGCGATGAAAATGGTGGCAAAAATCGACCTGGAAAAGGTTACCGCCGCAGTAGGTGAAGATGCGGCGAGCGATAAGGCCGCCGGCGATGTTGCAGAACCCTTCAAATCCTTCGATCGGGCAAGCATTACCTTTGTCCGCAAGGACAAGGTTGGCGGGAAGGATGTATATGTGTTCCGGGGAAATCCCCAGATGAAAAACATGGAAAAGATGCCTGTTAAAATCTCGAAAATCGAGAGCTGGGTGGGTGTTGAGGACGGTCTTGTACGGAAAATGGTCATGATCGGCGAAGACGACAAGGAGATGATGAGCCAGACCTACACGAACGTAAAAATAAATGTTGCCATCGATCCCGCCATCTTTGTGTTCACACCGCCGGAGGGAGCACAGATCATGGATATGACAGAAGGCTCCATCAACATGATGAAGGAAATGAAAGGCCAGAAATAAGTTAAAGACAGGCATAAGGCATAAGGGAAAAGATTAGGGACAGGCATAAGTAACAAGGCATAAGGGGAAAAGATTAGAGACAGGGACTGAGGCGCTAAGGGATAAAGGGAAAGAAACCTGCATCATCACCCGTCTTCCCCAAGTCTTTCATCGGGAACTCCTTTTCCCCCAGTGCCTTAAGCCATTTTTTAAAGCTTTATATCTTTCTATGCTTCCCCCCCTTATGCCTGCTTCTATTCCCGTCTTTGTCTCTCCCCTTCTGCCTTCTGCCTGTTTTTTTTAATCTTTTCCCCTTGTGCCTTGTGCCTTGTGCCTTCTGCCTTCTGCCTGTTTCTAATCTTTTCCCCTTGTGCCTTCTGCCTTGTGCCTTGTGCCTGTCTCGATATAATCCGCAAGCATATTCATATTCTGCATGAACGAGGACAAGGCAATTCCCTTGATAGTCTTGACCGGGGTTTCGGAAGACATGGTGATGGTCATGTCATAGACGCTGAATTCCCCGATCCAGGCGCCACGGCTGTCGAGCGATTCGATGAGTGTGCGGACAGCGGCCGGGTCGGTTTTCGGGACACGCGGTTCGGCGGTCTTTTCCGCACTGTATCGAGCCTTCGCCTGTTCGGGCGAGAGGGCGCTCACACGCTCGTAACCTTTTTTGAGACCCGCAACATCCACCGTCGTGAATATCCAGTTCCCCTCAACGCCGTTCGGGTCGCTGTCATACCGGAAGATACCGTATCCGAGTTCGTTGACCTTGTCGGTCTTGTACTGGTACACCGGCTTGTTGGTGCCCGGCTCGTAGTAACGGGCAAGAAGGCTGTGGCCGCTGCTGTCGGTTTTGAATGTCGATTTTTCGAGCCATCCGATCGCGCGGGGCACCGGCGCCAGATACCGTCTGTCCCCGGTCATGAGATAGAAGCGCTCGAGCTGAAGGATGCATTCGACAGTCTGACGGGGCATGTACCCGGCGGGCTCGTGGGTGCGCGCCCAGGCGGGCTGCATGTTCAGATCGTACTGTTCCGCCCAGCCCGCCTGATCCTCGGGACCCTGCGATGCGATGAGAAAATCGGCGCCCCTCAGCGCGGCTTCCAGGTATTCCTCGTTGCCCAGCTTCTCCCATGCCTCGACGAGCACATCGAGGATGTCGCGCATCATGTTGTCATTGAGGGTATAGTACGAGGTGTAATCGGCAAGACCGTCATGCACGAACTCGTACCGGAGCGGGTAGCGCTGGGGCCATGCGCCGTTCGGGTACTGTGAGATGAGCATGAAGTCGAGCGCCCTGAGAAGCGGCTCGCGGTAAGCCGGGTCGAGTGTCGTCACATAAAGCCTGAGGAGGAATCGCGTGCATCCCTGCGTCGTGTTGTCGTCGTACGTGCAGTTACCGTAGTAGTGGCGGTATTCCTCCATTCCCCATTTGAACTGCGAGAACACATCGCGGTACCACTGGTCGAGGCCGGGTTTGTCGAAGTCGATGACATAGTGCCATCCGCCGAGCGGGTGCTGGCCGTAGATGAGGGCGTCCGCCGCCTTTTCTGCGCACCGGAGGTAGTATTCGTCGCCGGTAACACGGTACATCCGGAGGAACATTTCCCCCACATCCGGTGTCGCCGCCTGGGTCCATATCTGGCTGGGACGCGCGGGAGCCTCGCCCCACCGTTCGGACAGGTCGGCGGAATAATACCAGAGATAACCGCCGCGGCAGGACACCGTGTCAACCATGAATCCGGTTGCCCTTTTCATGGCAGCGAGCACTTCCTGCTGTGCTGGCGGCTTCTGAGCCGATGCTGTGGTGACGAGCGAAAGCAGAACAATTCCCTGTGCGAACATTTTGATGCCGTACTTCATGACACAACCCTCCCGTTTTAACGATAATTCCATTTACTCCAGTCATCCTATTCTGTTGGTCGGAATGAGAATGAACAGTCTTCCAACAATATACACATTAATTGGGTGAAAAAAAGCAGGTTTGTAAAAAGAGGCATTAAAAGGAATTTTTGTAGAGGATTGTCAGCCCGATTAATTCACAAACGATTCCCGGGGATAAATCCCCGGGCTATTACCGAAAAGTGCCTCCGGCACTCACCCGAATATATCGGTGGTTCAAAGAGTCCCGTCAGGGACTTCCCGGCAATAGACCGGCATTTTAATGCCGGGCATGAAGATATGTATTCTCACTATTATTTTATGAGTTATTCGTGTGAGGATAGTAATAAAGATGCTGAACCGAGTTCAGCATGACATCCTGTCCTTACTGTTCACAAGTTTTTTCATACGCCCGAAACACGCCGTTTTCCATTGTGTTCCCTAGTCTTTTAATTTTCATGGATGTGAGGAGAAGCCGTTTCCGGCGCACGGATTGATACTCCCCCTCACCCGCCGGGCGGGCAAGGGGGATTGGGGGTTGAAAATAGAAAACGAGCGGAAATTCATGAATTTACCCGAACAATCAGGGCAATCATTCAATCAGTGTAATCAGCGGTTCAGACACGGTATTCCCGCCTGCTCCGCCAACCTTACAATTTCGCCCTGCCCGCTTCGGTGACCGTATAAGCGCCGTTGCTCTCGGCAACGAAACCGGCGCCTGCCATCTCACGGAGGCTGCTTCTCACCTTGAAGAGCGGAGCGCCCATCTTTGCGGAGATTTCCTCGGGCGTGAGCGGCTTATCGAGGATGCCGAGCAGCGCCTTCGCCGTACCGCTCAGGGTTCCATCGGGATTCACACATGCCATGATGCACCGCCTATAGTTGTTTTTTGCAGAAATACCAGTCCTTGCACTCGATATTCTTTTCCTTGACACGTTCCTCGGCCATTTCCTGAGTCTTGGGCGGCGGAATGATCACCTTGTCGCCGGGACGCCAGTTCGCCGGGGTTGCAACACCGTGCTTGTCGGTGGTCTGGAGAGCCTGGACGACGCGGATCATCTCGTCCATGTTGCGGCCCGTGCTGAGCGGGTAGTATATCATGGCGCGGATGATCTGCTTGTCATCGATGACAAATACGCAGCGCGAGGTCTCGGTCTTGCTCTCGCCGGGCATGATCATGCCGTACAGGGTGGCGACTTCCTTGTTGAGGTCGGCGATAACAGGGAATTCGATCTTCTGGCCGAGCTTTTCCTCGATGTTCCGCACCCAGGCGATGTGCGCGGTCACGCTGTCGACGCTCAGTCCGAGCAGCTCGCAGTTCAATTCACGGAGTTTCGATTGAATCTGAGCGAATCCTATGAACTCGGTCGTGCACACCGGGGTGAAATCCGCCGGGTGCGAGAAGAGAATGAGCCATGACCCCTTGTAGTCCTCGAGCCTGAGGGTGCCGTGCGTGGTGACCGCCTCGAACTGCGGCGCCGGGGCGCCGAGGCGCGGCAGGGTGGAAGCCTGCGTTACCTGCTGTTTTATTTCTTCCATGGTTGTACTCCTTTCCGGGCACTGCTCCGTATAGGAACATGATGCCAATGAACATAATTTTACACGCGAACAATTATTAGTAATGATAATCGTTACTAATAATATCAAACCCTGATCGGTTTGTCAAGTTTTTTTATCATATTTTTTCATTATCCGCCTGCATGGCACGTTTTTCCGCTTATGGATTTTTATCCCCCATACTTAACTAACGCACGAAACAGAAAAACGTGGCACATCGGAGTTACCTATAAGCATTGCGAGCAAAAGCGACGCTATTGGCCAGTGTATTTTTATTTTTTTTCATCAATGATTTTTTATATAATATAATCCGGTTATCCAGTTTGATAAGCATAGAAAACCTTTTATTCAAAATTGATAATTTATTTCGATAGTATGTGATCCCCCCTGCCTGCGGCATCCCCCCTTTTTAAGGGGGGAATGGCTTTTGGAGCACTTTCGTCCCCCTTTCTTTTATAAGGGGGACACGGCGAAGCCGAGGGGGATCAATCATGTTAGCTGATTTAACTGGATAATATAAACAATAATTACATATTGATTATTGTTCATATTTAATTATATTGTTTTTCAGGAAAAACTCGTTATTTTATCAAAAATATATTGATAATGAATTAATAAAAAGATTTTAAACTTGTTAAATTTTCCCAAACAATAAGAAGTTTCTCAAATAATATTAAACATATACCTCTTAACATTTTAAAAGATTTACAAATGATAAATGAGATATGTAACGAATGTGGTCAAAGTGTTAAATTAGGTACAGGATTATTTATAAACCGAGTTCTTGACCTTAATGATAAGAACACAAGAATTCAAATGGGAAAACCATTTCCTGATGGTGATTTTATTTGTATTATTTGCGATGAAAAATTATCACAAAGAAAAATTTAGAAAACATGATCTTAGAAATCAGAGAATCGCAGATTGAGGATATTTTTGCTACTCAGCTTGATGAAGTAAAAAATACCTTATCAATTAGGGATAATATTTCATTAATTAGCCGGCAAAAAATACTTCCGTCTGGAAATAAACTTGATTTACTATTTCTTGCATCAAACGATTTACTTTTAATTGAATTGAAAGCGGTAAGTAGCGAAATTAAATTTTGCAAACAGGTTATAGAATACAGACAGGAATTAATTGAACTACAAAGAAGAAGTGAAATACCTAACTTACCAATTAAAGCTTATTTATTATGCCCAAATTTTTTAGAAAGTCATATAAAATTTTGTAATAAAAATGATGTCATTCCTATTCAATTCTCACCTTATGAGCTTTTAAAAAGTTTCTATTTCAAAGTTAAAGCAATAACAATATTAATTAATTTAAAACCTTCAAATCACGGATTATGGAATTTGCATCTTTTAAATAGAATTTTATACTCACTTAACACCGAAAGTACCATTAAAGAATTAGAAAAGAAAACTGGTTTATCCAAGAGTACCATAAGTAGCTATTTAAGATTATCTACTGAACTTGGATTAACAATAATAAAACCAAAAGTCAGCCTAACACATTTTGGGTCAAATTATAATGGCAAGAGAAATAAATCCGCCCCTATAGAATTTATCAGTGAGGAACAAACTGAAGTTTTGAAAGAATATATTACTAAAAATCCTTTCTCTAGTCCAGCTATCTTTGGTATTTATTCAGCAGTAGAAACCATTTTTGCGTTATCAAAAAACTTCTACCCTGTTCCATTAAAAGATGCAGTTAAATATTTCAGATATTTGTCAGGAAAGCAAAGTGAATGGGCTGTAAAAGCTTCTAATGATGCTTTTATAATGTATTCTAATTATGGAATTGATTTGGGTCTTTTAGCAAAAATTGGGAGAGACTATTATATAACCCCGGGGGGAATAAAATTCATATTACTGTTAGAACTAAACAAGTCGATACTTTTTGTAAACTCAATTTAAGTGAATTCCTCACAGCTTTACTGCGGAGTAGTTTGTTTTTCTTTTCTAAACTCCATAATACCCTCATCGTTTTCTCATCTCTTCACTACGTTCTCTGATCTCGGTGAGGTCGCGCACCATCTCGCTCCAGCCATACCAGAAGGAATAGTCGGGATTCATGTGGAACGCCCCCTGGAAGGTACGCATGCGGTGTTCGAGGTACATGAGGAAGAGCTTCTGCTCGATGACTGTCGGGGCATCGTGGAAGGTGAGCACATCGGGATATGAGTACCCGTAATATTCCGGCTTGACCCGCACGAGGCTCGTGTAGAGGTCGGCGACAATGTTGATTCCCTCGGCCATGAGGCTGTCGGCCCGGACGATCATGGCATCCCCCTTCGCGAGCTCGTTTCTGGCGAACTTCTCGGAATGACAGTCCACGCAGACCGAAACCATCCGCTCGCGCTCTTTCTGAAAGTCCTCCTCGGTGAGACGGGCGATGTCGGCGGCTTTGACCGCTTCGAGACGGGCTGTCGGGTTACCCTGGGGATCGAGCACGCCGAGCGCCTTGAGTATGGTCGCACGGTCGCCTGCCCACTGCTTGTCCTCGGGCATGGGCAGCCGCACCGCGAGGAATCCCCATGCTGTCCTGACCGCATGGTTGCCCTGGTTCATGTGGCAGTACTGGCAGGTCGGAGCCGCGGTATCGGGCGGGAGTATGCCGTTCTGTTTGAGGAGCGCCCGGACGCCGTGCTTCGAGGACGAGTACATCTCCCACTGGGGATGGTCGATGCCCATGTGACAGGTGCGGCATGCCTGGGGAGCGAGCGCCTCCCTGACCGAGAACTGGTGGCGCGTGTGGCAGACATCGCACGATGCGAGACCATAGCCGAGGTTGTCCTGCTTGATGACCCTGATCTCCTCGGTGGTTTTGATACCGATCTTGTGACAGCCGCCGCAGCCTTTCATGCCCTCCATGAAACCCATGGGCTGCCAGTGAGCGGTGGGCATGGCGTTCATCGACACCCACGCCTTCGAGTGTTTTCCGGCCATGAACTGGGTCACCTGGTCGCCGTGGCACATGGCGCAGGTTTTCGGTGTCGGGATTCCCGCCTTGGTGATGTCATCGGACGAGGTGTGCTCCCCGATATGGCAGGCGGCGCAGGAAACACCGTTTTCGGCGTGCCTGCTCAGCTTCCACTCGGTAACGATGCCCGGGGTAACATCACGGTGGCAGTCGATGCAGTCGCGTGTCTGGGCGTGCGCGACGTAAACCATTGCCAGAGCGGTCATAAGCAGTATGAGCCTGTTCATCGTGCGCCCTCCCCTGGTCGAATATGTGAAACGTGTACATGTCCGTAACGTACTATAAATCAAATAAACACCTTTATAATCATTCTTCCATTGTTGCCCATTTCTCTTTCCATGTATAAAATAACTCCACCCAAAAACAGAGTTGCCTCACCGATACGAATTCGCTATACTTCATACACATTCGAGGAACACATGAAATTATACACTGAAATCACTCTTTTTATAAAAAACCTCCACCCTGTCAAAATTGTTTTTTTTGGTTACATACTGTATATCATATTCGGGTGGATATTCCTGAACCTGCCGATTTCCCACACCGTTCCCGTAGCCGCACTGGACAATCTTTTTGTCGCCACATCCGCGGTATCGACAACCGGTCTTTCCACAATCGATATATCCGGATCGTATACCTTCTTTGGACAACTCGTTATTATCATCCTCATACAGCTCGGTGGTATCGGTTATATGACGTTCGGTTCTTTCGTGATCCTTTCAAGAAAAAAACCGCTTGATTCATCCCGTGAGGAGGTATCCAAAACCGTTTTTTCACTTCCAAA includes:
- a CDS encoding phosphoenolpyruvate carboxykinase (GTP) produces the protein MKYTCKNERLNKWVKEAAALCLPDEVYWCDGSEEEYDRLMKHMVERGNATALEKRPNSFLFRSDPSDVARVEDRTYISTPEKESAGPSNNWIDPVELKKTMTNLYKGCMKGRTMYIIPFSMGPIGSPHMKIGIEITDSAYVVCNMHIMTRVGVKVIEALGSDGDFIPCMHSIGAPLAPGEKDVPWPCAPMEKKYISHFPEENLIWSFGSGYGGNALLGKKCLSLRIASAMARREGWMAEHMLILRLTNPKGRVFHIAAAFPSACGKTNLAMMQPTIPGWKCECIGDDIAWMRIGPDGRLYAINPEAGFFGVAPGTSYDSNPMAMETLKENVIFTNCALTDDSNVWWEGIDGPMPEHAIDWKGRNWTPDSREAAAHPNARFTAPAAQCPVICPDWEKPEGVPIDIFIFGGRRATVIPLVHEAFNWDHGVFMGATAASETTAANIGAVGNLRRDPFAMRPFCGYNMGDYFHHWLEMGDRLGTKAPRIFYVNWFRKSSDGKWLWPGFGDNSRVLKWMCQRVEGSVGARESALGLLPEPGDLDLNGLSIPAEDVGELLRVDTAALKAEIPEINGFFGQFGDHLPPRLKRQLDLLRERLS
- a CDS encoding cupin domain-containing protein; the encoded protein is MFNRHDKSGYTPVLPGIGLKTLVYGEKTLMVEFRLGKGSALPLHSHPYEQTGYLVSGHIRLSIGGEIFDVEPGDGWCIHGSVEHGAEIIEDSVAVEVFSPVREDYIPYRPA
- a CDS encoding outer membrane lipoprotein carrier protein LolA, which codes for MTLTMVKKMVWTGILIGVLTACSGIGILQAEDTVEQRIAALEAKAKTITSYQADMAMTIDMMGQKMVSTGICYFKKPRLSRIENDMDMGTMKMKQIIVSDGKMLWTSQPAMKMVAKIDLEKVTAAVGEDAASDKAAGDVAEPFKSFDRASITFVRKDKVGGKDVYVFRGNPQMKNMEKMPVKISKIESWVGVEDGLVRKMVMIGEDDKEMMSQTYTNVKINVAIDPAIFVFTPPEGAQIMDMTEGSINMMKEMKGQK
- a CDS encoding pectate lyase, whose protein sequence is MKYGIKMFAQGIVLLSLVTTASAQKPPAQQEVLAAMKRATGFMVDTVSCRGGYLWYYSADLSERWGEAPARPSQIWTQAATPDVGEMFLRMYRVTGDEYYLRCAEKAADALIYGQHPLGGWHYVIDFDKPGLDQWYRDVFSQFKWGMEEYRHYYGNCTYDDNTTQGCTRFLLRLYVTTLDPAYREPLLRALDFMLISQYPNGAWPQRYPLRYEFVHDGLADYTSYYTLNDNMMRDILDVLVEAWEKLGNEEYLEAALRGADFLIASQGPEDQAGWAEQYDLNMQPAWARTHEPAGYMPRQTVECILQLERFYLMTGDRRYLAPVPRAIGWLEKSTFKTDSSGHSLLARYYEPGTNKPVYQYKTDKVNELGYGIFRYDSDPNGVEGNWIFTTVDVAGLKKGYERVSALSPEQAKARYSAEKTAEPRVPKTDPAAVRTLIESLDSRGAWIGEFSVYDMTITMSSETPVKTIKGIALSSFMQNMNMLADYIETGTRHKAEGTRGKD
- a CDS encoding peroxiredoxin encodes the protein MEEIKQQVTQASTLPRLGAPAPQFEAVTTHGTLRLEDYKGSWLILFSHPADFTPVCTTEFIGFAQIQSKLRELNCELLGLSVDSVTAHIAWVRNIEEKLGQKIEFPVIADLNKEVATLYGMIMPGESKTETSRCVFVIDDKQIIRAMIYYPLSTGRNMDEMIRVVQALQTTDKHGVATPANWRPGDKVIIPPPKTQEMAEERVKEKNIECKDWYFCKKQL
- a CDS encoding cytochrome C, with product MNRLILLMTALAMVYVAHAQTRDCIDCHRDVTPGIVTEWKLSRHAENGVSCAACHIGEHTSSDDITKAGIPTPKTCAMCHGDQVTQFMAGKHSKAWVSMNAMPTAHWQPMGFMEGMKGCGGCHKIGIKTTEEIRVIKQDNLGYGLASCDVCHTRHQFSVREALAPQACRTCHMGIDHPQWEMYSSSKHGVRALLKQNGILPPDTAAPTCQYCHMNQGNHAVRTAWGFLAVRLPMPEDKQWAGDRATILKALGVLDPQGNPTARLEAVKAADIARLTEEDFQKERERMVSVCVDCHSEKFARNELAKGDAMIVRADSLMAEGINIVADLYTSLVRVKPEYYGYSYPDVLTFHDAPTVIEQKLFLMYLEHRMRTFQGAFHMNPDYSFWYGWSEMVRDLTEIRERSEEMRKR